The Bacillus sp. B-jedd sequence TGCCATTTTGCATGAGCTTAAAAACAACATAGACCAGACTGAGGCATTAAGAAAACAGTTGGATCGTCTTAATCTAAAATAAGGAGAAGGTCCTGCTATGAAATATATTATTGTTGGTCCGACTATCGTGAATGATATTCAATTCGCGGATGGCACAACGAGCAAGGGGCATATTGGCGGCGCCATCTTCTGCCTTGAAGGGTTAAAAATATGGAGTGACGATTGCCTTTATGTATCAAATGTAGGCGAAGATTTCTCGAACTATTATGGAGAGTGGATGGATAAAAACCATTGCTCCTATGAAGGTCTTAATTACATTCTTCCTCGTACGGAATATACGACTCTGGTATACGGAGATGAAGGTCTTCATGATGAGGTTTCGATATATAGCGAGGATATAGACAAGCAAATTTCAGCGTTGGACAAACGAACTGCCGAGCAGATTGCCAGTTATTGCAGTGATGAAACAAAGGGTATCTATATTGAAGCGTCTGAATCAGATCCTTTATGGGATAACTTGCATCTGATTCAAATGAAATGCAATGCGAAGATCATGTGGGAAATTCCAACTTCCGCAGCAATGGAAAAGAACCGGAAAGAAAAAGTATTGAAGACAATTCACAAGGCTGGCCTGTATTCAATTAATTTTCCAGAAGCGATGAGCCTATTTGAGAAAGAAGATGAAAAATCGGCTGTCGATGCAATTATTGCATTTGGCGTCCCATGCTTTTTCCGAGTTGGCAGCAAAGGTTCGTATATGATTTCGGATGGGCAGGCTTACTTTGCTCCAAGTATCACTATTGGAGACATAGTTGATGCAACAGGTTGTGGCAATTGTTCTACTGCTGCTGCACTTTACGCCTATTGCGAAGGCTTTCAGCCAGAGAAAATTGCGGCTATGGCAAATGTTGCTGCGGCATATAACCTAGTGCAATATGGTCCATACCCTGTTATAACCAACGAGACAAGAACTGAAGCTTTACAGTTGGTTGAAAAGTTAATAGGTAAATTTGTTTAAAAATCAAAAAAATAGCAAGATGGATACACTATAATCGTTCTGGGCTAAATGGGCAAAATATATAATGCCTTTTATAGCCCAGTTCTTTTTTTGAAAAAGAGGAATTAGTATGGGCTTTAATGCATTTTTTGTAGCAAGCCTAATTACCCTCTTTTCGAAAAAATGCTAGGACTATGTATTCAAAAATCAAAACATTCTGCCAAATCGTTTGCTAATGTTCTACGCTTTTCCCTACGATAGAAGTGAATTAATTTTGGGGAGGGATTGGCTTGAGGAGTTTTTTGCGCGTTGGTTTGTTGGCTTTATTGAGTATTTTATTGTTGGTTGGGACGATGCCGCTTACTGGCCAGGCGAAAAAGCCGAAGTTCAGTTATGACGATTACAGCCAGGTTGATCTTGGCAAGGATGGCATGGTGGCCACGGCTCATCCGCTTGCCTCTGAAATTGGAGCCGATGTGCTCAAAAAAGGAGGCAATGCGATTGACGCATCGGTAGCGATCCAGTTTGCGCTGAATGTCGTTGAACCGATGATGTCAGGGATTGGCGGCGGCGGGTTCATGATGGTTTATGATGGCAAAACAAAGGAAACAACGATCGTGAACAGCCGGGAACGTGCCCCTGCAGGAGCGACGCCTGATATGTTCCTGGATGATAAAGGAAATCCGATACCATTCGCAACCCGTGCGACTGGTGGAAAAGCTGTTGGCGTTCCCGGTACATTAAAGGGACTTGAAACGGCTCTTGACATGTGGGGAACCCAAAATATGGAGCAGTTGATAGGGCCGGCCGTCAAGCTTGCCCACCAAGGTTTCCCGATTGATTCTGTCCTTGCTGAAGCGATTGCGGACAATCAGGAAATGCTGTCACGTACGGCTGCTAAAGATGTCTTCCTTCCGGGTGGCAAACCTCTTAAGGAAGGGGATATTCTCGTACAGGAGGATCTGGCCAAAACCTTTAAGCTTATCCGCTCAAAAGGTA is a genomic window containing:
- a CDS encoding PfkB family carbohydrate kinase, with translation MKYIIVGPTIVNDIQFADGTTSKGHIGGAIFCLEGLKIWSDDCLYVSNVGEDFSNYYGEWMDKNHCSYEGLNYILPRTEYTTLVYGDEGLHDEVSIYSEDIDKQISALDKRTAEQIASYCSDETKGIYIEASESDPLWDNLHLIQMKCNAKIMWEIPTSAAMEKNRKEKVLKTIHKAGLYSINFPEAMSLFEKEDEKSAVDAIIAFGVPCFFRVGSKGSYMISDGQAYFAPSITIGDIVDATGCGNCSTAAALYAYCEGFQPEKIAAMANVAAAYNLVQYGPYPVITNETRTEALQLVEKLIGKFV